A single region of the Salarchaeum japonicum genome encodes:
- a CDS encoding FKBP-type peptidyl-prolyl cis-trans isomerase, with product MSDETEADTADESAEGLQEGDFIELAYTARTVEGGELVDTTDEEVAEEEGVDTEEQNFAPRTIILGEGHIFEPVEEDIVGKDVGDEGSVVVDQPFGEYDEEQVRTVKSDKIPEDSRFPGAHVDIDGEHGHVETIVGGRARVDFNHALAGQDVEYDYEILGEVTDRLEKAQGLLSMYFDVDLDMHLETDEVEEDVENDEGETETETVEKETLYIDQNPQLQFNQQWMMGKQQILQQVIDQLDIDRVIVQEVIDGSGMGGMMGGMGGMMGGGAGGEDLGDIEDALEDADVDADEIAEELEAEELEE from the coding sequence ATGAGCGACGAAACCGAGGCCGACACGGCCGACGAATCCGCCGAAGGACTGCAGGAAGGCGACTTCATCGAACTCGCCTACACCGCCCGCACCGTCGAGGGCGGCGAACTCGTCGACACGACCGACGAGGAAGTCGCGGAAGAGGAAGGCGTCGACACCGAAGAACAGAACTTCGCGCCCCGAACCATCATCCTCGGCGAAGGCCACATCTTCGAACCCGTCGAGGAGGACATCGTCGGCAAGGACGTCGGCGACGAGGGGAGCGTCGTCGTCGACCAGCCGTTCGGCGAGTACGACGAGGAACAGGTTCGCACCGTGAAGTCGGACAAGATTCCCGAGGACTCCCGGTTCCCCGGCGCGCACGTCGATATCGACGGCGAGCACGGTCACGTCGAAACCATCGTCGGCGGCCGCGCCCGCGTCGACTTCAACCACGCGCTCGCCGGCCAGGACGTCGAGTACGACTACGAGATTCTCGGCGAGGTCACCGACCGCCTGGAGAAGGCCCAGGGCCTCCTCTCGATGTACTTCGACGTCGACCTCGACATGCACCTCGAAACGGACGAAGTCGAGGAGGACGTCGAGAACGACGAGGGCGAGACCGAAACGGAGACGGTCGAGAAGGAGACGCTCTACATCGACCAGAACCCCCAGCTCCAGTTCAACCAGCAGTGGATGATGGGTAAGCAGCAGATCCTCCAGCAGGTCATCGACCAGCTCGACATCGACCGCGTCATCGTCCAGGAAGTCATCGACGGCTCCGGCATGGGCGGCATGATGGGCGGCATGGGCGGTATGATGGGCGGCGGCGCAGGCGGCGAAGACCTCGGCGACATCGAGGACGCGCTCGAAGACGCCGACGTGGACGCCGACGAAATCGCGGAAGAGCTCGAAGCCGAAGAGCTCGAAGAGTAA
- the cyaB gene encoding class IV adenylate cyclase, whose translation MYEVEVKVEATHERVRRELNERGAGAGETVVQEDTYFDAPHRDFAETDEALRVREQATVREGESPSEALDGADSRVTYKGPLVDDESKTREEHETSVESGAEMRAVLDGLGFAEAARVRKVRSYYTLEGVTVTLDDVRDLGEYVEVELEVESEPEISDARERAYGVLRDLGLDPNDQIRTSYLGLLLE comes from the coding sequence ATGTACGAAGTCGAGGTGAAGGTGGAGGCGACCCACGAGCGCGTGCGCCGCGAACTCAACGAGCGGGGCGCGGGCGCGGGGGAGACGGTGGTGCAGGAGGACACGTACTTCGACGCGCCCCACCGGGACTTCGCGGAGACGGACGAGGCGCTCCGGGTGCGCGAGCAGGCGACCGTGCGCGAGGGCGAGTCCCCGAGCGAGGCGCTGGACGGCGCGGACTCCCGCGTGACCTACAAGGGCCCGCTCGTGGACGACGAGTCGAAGACGCGGGAGGAACACGAGACGAGCGTCGAATCGGGGGCGGAGATGCGGGCGGTGCTGGACGGTCTCGGGTTCGCGGAGGCGGCGCGCGTGCGGAAGGTGCGGTCGTACTACACGCTGGAGGGCGTGACGGTGACGCTGGACGACGTGCGCGACCTCGGGGAGTACGTCGAGGTCGAACTCGAAGTCGAGTCCGAACCCGAGATTTCGGACGCCCGGGAGCGCGCGTACGGCGTGCTCCGCGACCTCGGCCTCGACCCGAACGACCAGATTCGAACCTCCTACCTCGGCCTCCTCCTCGAATAA
- a CDS encoding MinD/ParA family ATP-binding protein, translated as MRRYLESPDPEFKWEADPAGGVLAVTGGKGGTGKTTTTLGLAAAYARQRRRPTVVDADRDMPNLAIAADTAGVTGIDVVANRGGRPIDDLLPRHPRGPVLADCPAGAGPDAVTPLRRADRAVLVTTRDREAIEDAVKTAELARAVNTPIAGVVVTRHHTVPDGLTATLDTTTAVAIPERDPPLKNADATAAYDALAAALQPRRSPRE; from the coding sequence GTGCGCCGATACCTTGAATCCCCCGACCCGGAGTTCAAGTGGGAAGCCGACCCAGCCGGGGGCGTGCTCGCCGTCACCGGCGGAAAGGGCGGAACGGGAAAGACAACGACCACGCTCGGCCTCGCGGCCGCGTACGCCCGCCAGCGCCGCCGCCCCACCGTCGTGGACGCCGACCGCGACATGCCGAACCTCGCCATCGCCGCCGACACCGCGGGCGTCACCGGCATCGACGTGGTGGCGAACCGGGGCGGCCGCCCAATCGACGACCTGCTCCCCCGGCATCCGCGCGGCCCCGTGCTCGCGGACTGCCCCGCCGGCGCAGGCCCCGACGCCGTCACCCCGCTCCGCCGCGCCGACCGCGCCGTCCTCGTCACCACCCGCGACCGCGAAGCAATCGAGGACGCCGTCAAAACCGCCGAACTCGCGCGCGCCGTCAACACCCCGATAGCCGGCGTCGTCGTCACCCGCCACCACACCGTCCCCGACGGACTCACCGCCACCCTTGACACCACGACCGCCGTCGCAATCCCCGAACGCGACCCCCCGCTCAAGAACGCGGACGCCACCGCCGCCTACGACGCCCTCGCCGCCGCACTCCAGCCCCGCCGCTCACCGAGGGAATAA
- the pyrI gene encoding aspartate carbamoyltransferase regulatory subunit — translation MTDTELRVSKIRNGTVIDHVNAGEALHVLALLEIDGSGGETVSLGMNVPSQTMGKKDVVKVEGRELSQNELDVLSLIAPDATINIIREYEVAEKKHVEPPETVEGVLSCPNLDCITNDDEPVQPRFDVLSEGVRCAYCETIVRDDLTDHLLA, via the coding sequence ATGACAGACACCGAACTCCGCGTCAGCAAGATCCGCAACGGCACCGTCATCGACCACGTGAACGCGGGCGAAGCCCTGCACGTCCTCGCGCTCCTCGAAATCGACGGATCGGGCGGCGAGACAGTGAGCCTCGGGATGAACGTTCCGAGTCAGACGATGGGGAAGAAGGACGTGGTGAAGGTCGAGGGCCGGGAGTTGAGTCAGAACGAACTCGACGTGCTGTCCCTCATCGCGCCGGACGCGACCATCAACATCATCCGCGAGTACGAGGTCGCGGAGAAGAAGCACGTCGAACCCCCGGAGACGGTCGAGGGCGTGCTCTCGTGTCCGAACCTCGACTGCATCACGAACGACGACGAACCCGTTCAGCCGCGCTTCGACGTGCTCTCCGAGGGCGTGCGGTGTGCGTACTGCGAGACCATCGTTCGCGACGACCTCACCGACCACCTGCTCGCGTAA
- a CDS encoding DUF7511 domain-containing protein gives MTHSTHPAGTGDAIPPLRAQTVRSTDGPARCTLSPADASDDERTTAWLTVNASVLRSLDEFR, from the coding sequence GTGACTCACTCCACGCACCCGGCCGGCACCGGTGACGCGATTCCCCCGCTGCGCGCGCAGACGGTGCGCTCGACCGACGGCCCCGCCCGCTGCACGCTCTCGCCCGCCGACGCGAGCGACGACGAGCGCACGACCGCCTGGCTGACGGTGAACGCGTCCGTCCTGCGTTCGCTCGACGAGTTCCGGTAA
- the pyrB gene encoding aspartate carbamoyltransferase — protein sequence MRHDHLLTAKQLSRADIEAVLDRASEFAADPAAFRERHPELLLALCFFEPSTRTKMSFETAAKRLGGDIVDMGSVESSSVKKGESLADTVRVIEGYADAIVLRHPKQGAAQLASEYVDVPVVNAGDGAGHHPSQTLLDLYTIRENAGLDDLSIGILGDLKYGRTVHSLAHALTKFDARQHFISPESLKLPRSVRYDLHEAGANVREHESLEDVLPNLDVLYVTRIQRERFPDEEEYRKVAGKYSIDADTLEHARDDLSIMHPLPRVDEIAPELDDTEHATYFSQAHNGVPVRMALLDSLL from the coding sequence ATGCGTCACGACCACTTGCTGACCGCCAAACAACTCTCGCGCGCCGACATCGAGGCCGTGCTCGACCGCGCGAGCGAGTTCGCGGCCGACCCCGCGGCGTTCCGGGAGCGACACCCCGAGTTGTTGCTCGCGCTCTGCTTCTTCGAGCCGAGCACGCGCACGAAGATGAGCTTCGAGACCGCGGCGAAGCGCCTGGGCGGCGACATCGTCGATATGGGGAGCGTGGAGTCGTCGTCGGTGAAGAAGGGCGAGTCGCTCGCCGACACGGTGCGCGTCATCGAGGGGTACGCGGACGCTATCGTCCTCCGGCACCCCAAGCAGGGCGCGGCCCAGCTCGCGAGCGAGTACGTGGACGTGCCCGTGGTGAACGCGGGCGACGGCGCGGGCCACCACCCGAGTCAGACGCTCCTCGACCTCTACACGATTCGGGAGAACGCCGGGCTGGACGACCTCTCCATCGGCATCCTCGGCGACCTGAAGTACGGCCGAACCGTGCACTCGCTCGCGCACGCGCTGACGAAGTTCGACGCCCGCCAGCACTTCATCAGCCCGGAGTCCCTGAAACTCCCGCGGAGCGTCCGGTACGACCTCCACGAGGCCGGCGCGAACGTCCGCGAACACGAGAGCCTCGAAGACGTCCTGCCGAACCTCGACGTGCTGTACGTCACGCGCATCCAGCGCGAGCGCTTCCCCGACGAGGAGGAGTACCGGAAGGTCGCCGGGAAGTACAGCATCGACGCCGACACGCTTGAACACGCTCGGGACGACCTCTCCATCATGCACCCGCTCCCGCGCGTGGACGAAATCGCGCCCGAACTCGACGACACCGAGCACGCGACGTACTTCAGTCAGGCGCACAACGGCGTTCCCGTCCGAATGGCCCTCCTCGACTCCCTGCTATGA